The sequence below is a genomic window from Gossypium hirsutum isolate 1008001.06 chromosome A11, Gossypium_hirsutum_v2.1, whole genome shotgun sequence.
TAGAGCATTAattttatcttcttatttatcgATTCTTGATTACTTTCAGGCTACCGAAGTGATTGAAGGCATGATCATCGACAATAAAAGGTAGGAAAAGaaacatataaatttttcaaTATATACTTCtagtattgttattatatttttgtaaaaggtccaataaaaaacaacaacaaaaaatccTTTTGACTTTGTTTGGTAgagtaaaaagaaaattgaaagataaTACATTTCCCTTCTCACTAATATAAAATGATCATTTCTcccatttattttcttcttactTTTCTTCTTTACCAAGCACCATTAATCCTCATATCCCTTGACTTTTTCACTCAACCAAGCATATccttaaagtttaatttttttttatgttctatttataaaatttatatagaaACACATTATTCtttcaaaagaaattataaagaGATGTGTGTCATTGTCTTTGCTAATGTTAATGGTTTATATTTGATGTAATGAAAATATATATCAATGAACTAGGTTATAACATGtcattataagtttttaaaaataaattcaggTGATGCCATCATTTGGTTCACTAGTAATGTATAGAATTACACAaacataaatcaaaatattagttCTAGTTTTTTTAGGCTTAGGTAATTAAAAGTCGAATATAAGTGTTAGATAAAGTATTGTCTAATATgttaatcatatctcaataccaTATTCAGATATGCAATAGATATAAGTGCTAGATATGGATACTTAAAAAGCAATATCGATCCAGCATAGCTTTTATATCTTGAatgtttttttgtatattttgaagCTCATTTTTGTTTTGCTCATGGTTATTAGGGAATCAAGCAAGATGCTCAATTTAAGTATCGAAACCTTCTCGAGGATGAAAAAATTGAGATTGCTCAAAGTGCTTTGTGTATCAAATTGTGATGATATCAAATATCTTTCTAATGAACTACGGCTTTTAGATTGGACAGGATATCCTTTAAGATACTTGCCTCCAAGCTTTCAACCGGACAACCTTGTCGCACTTCTTTTACCATATAGTCACATTGAACAACTATGGAAGGGAAATAGAGTAAGAATTAACTCATcgttttagcttattttaatataaatgattaaacTTTGGTTAAGGTAAAGAATACAAAAATTAGCATTATTATGTTTTCTGTCTAATTTTTTATTGTCTTCAACAGCCCTTGTATAAGTTGAAAATGATCAACCTCAAAGGGTCCCAAAACCTGATCAAGATACCAGACTTCACAACAGCATCAAATCTTGAAGTTTTGATTTTGGAAGGTTGCACCAAATTAGTGGATGTTCATCCAACAATCGGGGTGCTTAAGAgccttaaacttttaaatttaagaGATTGCAAAAGTCTTAGGAATCTTCCGACCAAAATTGGCATGGAATCTCTTGAAACATTAATTCTTTCGGGTTGCTCAAATCTTGTAAGGTTTCCGGAGATTGATAGAAAAATGAAACATCTAAAAACTCTAGATCTTTCCGGTTGTTATAGAGTTGAAAATTTGTCGGAGAATTTGCAGCAAGCAAAGTTAAGATCAAATTTGTCTTCTCTTTTCAAGGTAATCCTAGGAAGAAGGAAGAATCCCATGCCTCGGATGTTGCCTTCGCTGTTAGGTTTGAGTTCATTAAGAGAGCTAAAACTAAAGGACTGCAATCTTTGTGAAGGAGATATTCCACGTGATATTTCTAGTCTATCCTCCTTGACAGATCTTGATCTTAGTGGTAACAATTTCATCAGCATACCTGCATCTCTTACTCGGCTCTCGAAGCTTTGGTTTCTTGATTTGTCAAATTGCAACATGTGCACTCTTGGTGAAGCAGATATTCAAGGTCTATCCTCTTTGAGTTATCTTTATCTTACGGGTAACAATTTCATCACCATTCCTTTGGCTCTTACTCAACTTAGCAAGCTTAGTTTCCTTGGATTATCAAATTGCAAGATGCTTAAATCGTTGCCAGAGCTTCTAACAAGTATAGCAGATGTGCGTATAGATGATTGCTCTTTACTTGAAGTAGTTGCAAGTCCATCAAAAGTATGCAATTTAGTGGATTTGGGTTTCATTAAAGCCATTAACTGCTTCAAATTGGCTGAAAATATCAATGCATTAACACTGCTGAAAAAACATCTTAAGGTCGATTAATCTCTACTTTCTCCCTTACAAAATCTCATACTTGAGAATTTATGGTTTTAGTTACCAAATGACTTGTGTTTGATTTTGTAGGCATTCGCAAATTCAAGAAAAAAGTTTGATATTATGATGCCCGGAAGTGAAATCCCAGAATGGTTTAGCCAACAAAAAAGTGACTCTTCAATTCAGATACCTCTTTCGAAAGATAGTGAATGGATTGGAGTTGCCTGTTGCTGCATTTTTGTCAATAATGATGCTTTAAGGGATGACGAGTATATCGGTTGGGGAGTATCTATCTATTGTAGAAATTCTGAAGAAGCCAGTTGTAATGGATCTATTTTTCGAGGTAGAAATCCTCGACGGATTGATGGGAGCGGCTGGTTGGTGGGTAAACGATTTAACCAACCCATAATGAAAGATCACCTTTTTCTTCGTTATTGGTCGCGTGATAAATTATATCCATTTTCCTTGGAGGATAAATATGGTCATTGTGAAACCAATAATTTATGGGCAATAGATTGCTTAGATGAAAAATGTGATGAGTTTGAGGTGTCTTTCTCAAACCCAAATGATGAAGACAGTGCTAAGGTGAAGAAGTGTGGTGCTAGAATAGTGTATGAGAAAGACTTggaagaaataaaagagttgcaGTGACATACCACTCAATCTTCTCACATCCATCAACACCCTGCTCACAACGATGGATCAGTAGATAGCACTTCTCACATAAAACAGAAACCTAATATCTATGATGAAGCGAAGGAAGAAGGGCCGCAACCAAAACGAAtgcaaaaaattttcaattttataatggGCAAATCAGGGAAGAAGCATTAAATGTGGTAAACTACTTCACTAGCCTTTTCAAGATTTTTCCcctatttagttaattttgtcagTTTCTCTTTTCTgatatttttcccctttttttgttTGATCGTACAAATAGATTCTTATTTACCATAATTTAGTATTCATTATATTCGTGTTCATAATACTAACATGATATAATCcttgatataaataaaaaatgatatgaCAAATATAATTTCAACTTTTCAACTTTCTTAGTCCATTGAATGGGCACCTCAAAGAATTCAACTTTTCAAACCTTTGATTGAGATGCAAAAAAATCATGTCCTTAGAATAGCCATCTGGATATTGACCCCTGTTGTTCTTAGTAGGATTCTTCCTATATTATCGTTTCTGCATTGAAGCTAAGGGAGCTTTATTCTTCTCACACTTGTATTCTTCTCTATTTCACAAAGCCTATGTTGCAAGTTGGCCAACCATTTAGCAGCTAGCAGCGTGAAGAAGTGCGATCTATCCAAAGAATGTGAGCTTGCGAGCTGTTCAAAAAGTGCAAGCTCACCAAAGTCCAAGATGAAAAAAGGGCGAGCTAAAAAAGTGCAAGCTCAGCAAAAGATGCGAGCTCACCAAATTATGAGCTATCTCCACATCTGGGAAGTTGCGAACTGCAAGCTACATGCAAGCAACAATGCATGCGAGCTGTGAACTGAAAACTGCTTGCTGCATCAGTTCAAATGTCATAttgttttggtttagttttttgtACAGATACTTTATTGAAAATGAACCAAGCTAATATTGTAATGATGTGTTTAGGTGCTAATTCACACAAATCAGCTTGTGTGTAAGCAATGTTTACAAGTTTAAAGATAGTTTGTTGGGTTAGTTGAGTTTTTGGTGAACAAAATGACATATTGTAGTGTTTTTTATGACTTAACGAGCTAActaaaatacgacaaaggcaagcgcacttatcgaatggtagtatagttacggtgagtcgagaatatcgtatccataaGGACTAAAAGTGCTAGtagttactatctttttattatctagtcgAATAAATTGAAGGGATTTGTTTTAACCTAATCTTAATTAACCTAATTACTAAGACGAAACAGAGAATAAAGTAGGAAAATATTGAAGAAAGCcgatgagagagacaatacccaggaaagaatccaccaagacttcacttattattttgaatctgaattaaacgatttattcacttgacttgattcgtagaaatccctaaattatattaatattcctttcgagagtaaaaaaaactgactctaggttgattaattgaaatctctttctaatttaagcccctattgtcgcattaactcgatctaaggattcccttattagatttgactctaatccagtagatttatgtcatcctatttctaggattgcatgcaactccactcaattatgccagatctactcttaaatagggatttttgctccactaaataagcacatcaatcataagttaatatcctgaaaacattaaaacatgaaataagaacacataattgagatcaagaacaaatatttatcatgtaattcagaacaatcaaataataagatccgtcttaggtgtCATCCTctctaggtatttagggaatttagttcatacttttgggggaaaacatctcaaaatcaggaaaagtacaaaatataaagaaacccaaaaactttgagagaaattgaatggagatcttcagtcttgaaggagatcctactTCTGAGTTGAATCCGTTGGCATTCTTCTAGTCTTTTCTGCGTTCTACTGTGAGTGTCCCCttaggtcctcttctagtgtgtatttataaactttagaatgttCAGAAACCCTAAAATTAGCTTTTTTTGCGTGTTTTGGAAACAGGGAGTGATATCGAcatgggctagcacatgggcgtgtggccagcccgtgtggttcacacgggtATGTGCTAAGCTCGTGTGGGATTGGCTTGGTCGTGTGGATCCTTAAGATAGCCCGTTTGTCTGGCTTTAGCTCGTTTTCCACTCCTTTTGCTCCCTTATGCTCACCTAGGtatataaacatgaaattaaaggattaagagcatcaaattcactgatttatgtaataaattatccaaaaatatgccaagcatgggattgAAACATGTTACATTTATAGTTTATCAGTTTTGAAGAAGGAAATTATAGTAGATCAGTTTTATTACTTCTCTTGcttgttttctctgtttttgatttctttctttgtttcaaacaccaacaaattggtatcaagagctttGCTCTTTGAGGGCCATTCTTTTCTATTTCTGCTAGCATGTTTTCAGTAAGTTTTTCACCACCTTTACCTCCAGTCTTCAATGGTGAAAATTATCACATTTGGGTGATGTTATACACTAATGACCACCAACCTGGGATCCAGATAAGATCTGCGTCTCCTACCCGTAACCCGGATAGACTCTGGTAGAAGGATGTATGCAAGGCTTACATCCAGAGGACAGTAAGGGGAGCTCGCAGTATCAGCTAGCACGAGCCATGGGGAGTTTGCAGTTTCAGTTTGCTTATACCTAAAGAGTTCACATGTGGGGGGCCGCAAGGTCTAGTGGGCGAGCTAGAGCAGTATACGTATCCAACATCCCGAGTCTTACTCAGAATATCAGTCCTAGGAATAGTGGGGTCAAGTCATAAGCAGTAGAGTCATGTCATGAACAGTGATAGTATATATAAATACTCGATTGTCCCTTTCAATGAGACATAGAGAAAATTACTCAACAATTAGTGATATGAGCATGGATCCACTTCTGACCAacagaattttttaaatatgaagtTTATAATGGCTTATCCAAATGAAAATTTTTCTGTGAATCTTTCATTCAGCCAGGCTAGAGTCTCAAGTTCAAACAACAAACCTGCTAAACCAGACTTATTTGCTAACGGGTTTGCTGATCGGCCCGAGAACCTGGGTAATGTGTTTCATCCGGGAGTTTCAAGCCCATTTGACTTTAACCTTCCCACCGCTAGGGCTATTGCTTCCCTTTGATCAGGAAACACTATTAGAGTAGTTTTTCACTCTTCAGGAATAGATAAGGTTGATGAATGAGCAAATGGTTGCACAAAATGCACGGATGGAGTAACAACAAGCCCTCCAACAGGAGTTGTTGAAGCAAATGAGAAGCTTAAAAGAAAGGTACAATCTGATAATTCTGATTTTCATGATAATATAACCATGTAGGAGAAAGTTCTAGGCTCGCATGCAAGGGCATGGAAAGGTGAGATGGATACATTACGGCGAAACATGAGAGCATTACATCATGAAACTCAAGACATGGATTGGCTTTTTTGCTCTAAAAATCCTTTGGCCCCAAAATTGGTGATAGTAAGTTTACCACGTGACTTCAAGGTCTTGAGGGACATGTTCGAATGAAGGAGAGAATCACGAGCCCACCTAATACAATACAACTATTATATGAATGTGTTAGGACCTTCGAACTCAGAGAAATTCAAAGTTTTATCTACAACACTCAAAAAGAGTGCAAAGGACTGATACATGTCCCTTCTCCAAGGCTCCGTCTGAAGCTTCTCTCAATTAGGTCAGATGTTTATAGAAAGATGCAGGGGCCATAAGACAATCATGAGCACACTTATGGGGCTAATGTCAGTGAAACAGAGAGAGGGTGAGTCCCTCTAAGGCTATGTGAAACGGTTTCATTCAACAACTCTCAACACGAAGAACCTTGATGACTAGTGGGTACTCGATGCCTTTATATGGGGGTGCAAAATGAACATATACAATACACCTTTACTTATAATAGGTGATGattcactaaactaactaaaattacgACAAAAGCAAGCGCATCTATcaaataatagtatagctatggtgagttgggaatatcgtatccacgaggactaaaagtactagtatttactatttttctattatctAGCTGATAAATTGAAggaattatttttaaagtaaaattaactaaactaaacaCTAAGAATGCAATAGAGAGTGAATTGggaaaatatttgaagaaaaccaatgagatagacaatacccaggaaagaatccacctagacttcacttattattctgaatctaaattaaacgatttattcacttatgccTTGATCCATacaaatccctaaattatgttaatatctctttcgagaataagaacaactgactctaggttgattaattgaaatctctttctaattaaaacccttattgtcgcattaactcgatctatggattctcctattagatttgactctaatctggtagatttatgttgtcctatttctaggattgcatgcaactccacttaattatgctagacctactcttaaacagggacttttgctctattgaaataagcacatttaacatgaatcaatatcctaaaaatattaaagcatgaaataagcatacataattgagaacaagaatcaagtatttattatgtaatttagaaatcaaataataagatttatATAGGTTTCATCTTTCCTatgtatctagggaatttagttcataatctggaATAACATCACCTCAAAGTTAGgtaaacaacaagacataaagaaacccaataaaacttctaaagaaattaaatggagatcttcaatcttgaaggagatccgcttCTAAAATGAATCCGATGACTTCTTTGAatctttttttcattcttctcTGCATGCCCTTTTTAGGTCCTCTTttagtgtgtatttatagactttagaatgctcagaacgCCTAAAAATTGGTTTTTCTGTGTGTTTGAGAAACAGGAAGCGATATTGACATgggctgacacatgggcgtgtagccAACCTATGtggttcacatgggcatgtggttccTGAAAACAgctttttttgtccaattttggcCCCTTTTTCATTCCTTTCACTTCcctatgctcatctaagtatagaaatataaatttaaaggattaggaacatcaaattcactaatttacataataaatcatccaaaaatgtgtcaagaatgggattaaaaacatgttacttttatggtttatcaaaaatccccacacttaagcgtttgcttgtccttaagtaaaatcccaaactcacaattaaaattaaattttctcaactcataattctcatcaataatgttttgtcataattcaaaaataatcatacattgataattcaactaaaagagcactaaagattcaaacaattcaagtcgaacatttttaaagcatgaaaacataggtatttccccttatctaagtaattacttttaattcaaaatcgaaaaaaattgacatcctcactaaagattcactcaaatcactcaaagtgttt
It includes:
- the LOC107962528 gene encoding disease resistance protein RPV1, with protein sequence MLSLPLTSSSISKKKYDVFLSFRGEDTRNNFTDHLYDALKRSGIVTFRDDPKLEAGEEIAPELFNAIQQSWCSVIVFSKTYTFSGWCLEELAEIVQQKNVYGHKVFPIFYDVDPSDLRKQKGKVEEAFAKHQERYKEDTDKIQKWRNALTEVANIKGWHLHNRHESEFIGDLVKKISAKLCQTYPVLHDELVGISSRLEQLYSIINIGEDDVRIIGICGMGGIGKTTFARVVYAQMSPHFEGKSFLADIREVSNKCGLVSLQKQLLYQILPNECFNFFNVHEGNAIISRRLSSKKVLVVLDDVDNIQHLKCLVGRRDWFSLGSRIIVTTRDEHLLRSYRIDDVYKPTTLNTNDALRLFNLKAFGGDTTPEDDFNQLSRHVVHYVDGLPLALEVLGSFLCGRDIVQWRSAIERLKQDSNREILNTLRISFDGLEENEKNIFLDIACFFNGEKKDLVMKVLDGCEFFPDIGIDVLLKISLIKVNDDNQYLWMHALLQEMGRKIVEDKCVNEPGKRCRLWKEKDVHHVLTKKTATEVIEGMIIDNKRESSKMLNLSIETFSRMKKLRLLKVLCVSNCDDIKYLSNELRLLDWTGYPLRYLPPSFQPDNLVALLLPYSHIEQLWKGNRPLYKLKMINLKGSQNLIKIPDFTTASNLEVLILEGCTKLVDVHPTIGVLKSLKLLNLRDCKSLRNLPTKIGMESLETLILSGCSNLVRFPEIDRKMKHLKTLDLSGCYRVENLSENLQQAKLRSNLSSLFKVILGRRKNPMPRMLPSLLGLSSLRELKLKDCNLCEGDIPRDISSLSSLTDLDLSGNNFISIPASLTRLSKLWFLDLSNCNMCTLGEADIQGLSSLSYLYLTGNNFITIPLALTQLSKLSFLGLSNCKMLKSLPELLTSIADVRIDDCSLLEVVASPSKVCNLVDLGFIKAINCFKLAENINALTLLKKHLKAFANSRKKFDIMMPGSEIPEWFSQQKSDSSIQIPLSKDSEWIGVACCCIFVNNDALRDDEYIGWGVSIYCRNSEEASCNGSIFRGRNPRRIDGSGWLVGKRFNQPIMKDHLFLRYWSRDKLYPFSLEDKYGHCETNNLWAIDCLDEKCDEFEVSFSNPNDEDSAKVKKCGARIVYEKDLEEIKELQ